In Deltaproteobacteria bacterium, the genomic stretch CCTCGGTCGACGAGGCCATGATCGCGATCGCGACGCGGCGGGGCAACATGCGCCCGAGGATCCAGCTGGCGATGCGGTTGAGCCAGCCGGGAATGACCCGAGGGCCGCGGCCCAGCGCGCGCAGGGTCGCGGCCGCGACCGCCGCGGCGTCGAGCGTGCCCGGTGCCTCGCGGACACCCGCCCGCGCCTGGTAGCCGGGCGTGCGGATCGCCCCCGCACAGACCGCGAGCACGTCGACCCCGAGCCCGCGCAGCTCGGCCCACAGGCCCTCGGCGAGCACGCTCGAGAAGGCCTTGCTCGCCGCGTAGCTGGCCAGCCGCGGCGTGCCCTGCTGCCCCGCCAGCGACGACACCAGCACGATCCCGCCGCGACGGCGCACGCTCATCGGCGCTGCGAAGGCGCGGGCGAACTGCAGTGGTCCGCGGACGTTGACCGCGACCACGCGATCGAGCTCCGCGGTGGTCCGCTCGAGCAACGGCCCGAGCGGCGCATAGGCAGCGTTGTAGATCGCGAGCCCGACCTCGAGGGTCGCAGTCGCGGCGACGAGCCGCGTGATCGCGTCGGTCTGCGCGAGGTCCAGCGCGAGCGTGCGGACCTCCACTCCGCAACGATTGCGGAGCTCGTCGGCGCGAGCCTCGAGCATGTCGACACGACGGGCGACCAGCACCAAGTCGAAACCTGCACGGGCCAAGGCCTCGGCAAACGCCGCTCCGAGCCCCTCCGAGGCCCCTGCGACCACGGCCCAACGTCCCAGACGATCGTGCAGCGAGGAGGAGGTCGACATGGTGCGAACGACGATGGTACCCGCGATCGTCGGTCGCCTGGGGCCTGCGAACACCCGCATGCGCACGCGCGTGGGTGCCCTCGACCCCGTCGTCTCCCACGTCGCGTGCACGCCTCGCGTGGGTGCAAGTGGTTGCCCGTCGTCAGCGCCCCTGGCTACCTTGGAGGCGGGGGCGGACGGGGAACCAACACCCGTCTTCGACAACGACCATGAAGCATCACGATCGCAGCACGACGACGAGAATTCCCACCTGGTTGTACGCGAGCATCGTGATGGTCGCCTGCGAGCCCGCGACCGTGGACGACGACGGTTTCGGGTTCCAAGCCTCGGGCAGCACCGGCGTGGTCGCGACCGGCGGCAGCAGCAGCGGCGCCGGCGAAGCCGCCAGCGCCACGCTCTCGGCCTCGTCGACGATCTCGACCTCCGCCGACGAGTCGAGCACCGGCGTCGACGAGTGCGGCGTCGGGGCCCACTGCGGCGACCCGGCGCCCGCGAGCTGGTTCGGCCCCACCGTCATCGCCAAGGTCGGTGACGGCGTCGCGATGCCGGACTGCCCCACCGACTACCCCGAGGCGGGCCCCACCATGCTCGAGGGCTACCACGACCCCGGGCCAGCGCAGTGCGACTGCACCTGCGATCTCAACGTCTCGCAGACCTGCACCTCGTACACCTATTCGTACAGCGGCGCGGCCTGCAACACGTACCTCAACTTCCAGCAGTTCTCCCAGGACTGCCACGACTTCGCGATCGGCGGCAGCACGTACTTCTACATGTACCAGGCGCAGCAGCCCTTCTGCATGCAGAACAAGGTCGAAGAGTTCCCCGAGGCCACGTGGGACGCGACGATCCGCAGCTGCAAGCTGCCCGACGACGCGGTCGCATGCGGCAACGGTGGCGCATGTCAGCCCGATGCCCCCGAGGGCTTCGAGGCGGGCCTGTGCATCTACAAGCAGGGCGACGCGCTGTGCCCCGAGGGGCAGTACAGCGAGAAGTTCAGCTACTGGGCGGGCGTCGACGATCAGCGCGACTGCAGCAGCTGCACCTGCGGCACCGCGACCGCGACCTGCACCGGCAGCATGCACGTGTTCGACGGCATGGCCTGTGGTGGCAACCAAGTCGCCGACGTGCCGAGCAACTACACCTGCGTGCCCGCGACCGGTGCGTCGGTCGGGCTGAACTTCACCGGCATGTCGGATTGCCCGATCGCAACCGCGCCGGAGCCGACCGGGACCATCGCGCCGTCCGGCAACTTCACCTTCTGCTGCCAGCCGTAGCGCGTCGCCAGCAACGGCGTCACAGGCCGGCGAGGAACTTCGGGATCTCGGGGTTCATCCACGTGCGCCAGGTGTGCGTCGCGGCGTGGGTGCAGAAGGTCGTGCGCTCGGCGCAGCCCTGGTAGTCGAGGCACTCGGTCGGCAGGCCGTCGGCGTCCATCGGATCCCAGCTGCTGGTGGCGTCGCTGCAGCCGTTGACCGCGACCCACTTGTTGCGCGACGCCTGCCCCTGGCTGTACGGCACCACGTCGTCGGTACTGCCGTGGATGATCATCGCGCCCACCGGTGACTGGCAGGTGTCGCCGGGGCTGGGCCCGCCGCCGCCGACCGCCGCGATGCCGCGCAGGTAGTTGCCGCGGTAGCACGCCAGGTAGTTCGACATGTACGCACCGAACGAGAAGCCCATCGCGTAGATGCGATCGAGGTCGAGGCACAGCTCCTGCGCGAACGCATTGGCCATCGCGTCGAAGAACGCGATGTCCTCGCCATTGCTCGCGAGGTCCCAGCCGGTCTCGGTGCCGACCTGCATCAGCCCCTGCGGATAGACCACGATCACCGGCTCGGGCCAGTAGTCCTCGAGCTGGTAGATGCTCTGCGCGAGCGCACTGTCGCCGCCCTGGCCGTGGAAGCCGAACACGATGGGATAGGCGCGGTCGCGATCGTAGTCGGTCGGTAGCACCAGCAAGTAGCTGCGCGGCGTGCCGTCGACGTCGATGGTGCCGGAGGTCACCGTCTGCGGATCGGTGCCGCAGCCGGGCGAGTGGCCGAGACCACCGGTGCCGCTCGAGTCGTCGACCGAGCCCGTGGTGGTCGGCGACGTGCTGGTCGAGCCCTCGGTGGTGGCGGTCGTGTCGGCGGTGACGGTCCCCGAGCTGTCGCTGCCGTCCACGACGGTGGTCATCGCGACCGTGCTCGACGACTCGCCGCTGCTGCCAGTGCCGGCCATGGGCCCGGCCTCGGAGGAACAGCTGGACAGCGACGCGATCAACAACGAGGAGGCGATCGTGCGGGGCGACATGGCGACGCGCACGACCATACGCCGACCCCGCGCGCTATGCACCCCAGGTCGGCGGGACCATCGCCACCGCGGCGCGGGCCCAGCAGCTGAGGTCGGTGCCGACGCTGGTGATGAACATGCGCTCGATGGTGCCCATGCCGCGCGATCCGCAGACGATGATCGGCGCCCCCTCGACCTCGGCGATCGAGGACAACCGCGCGATCACGTCGCCGTGGGAGACGACCGCGGCGGCGGACTCGAGGCCGTGGTTCGCCATCCAGCCCTTCAGATCGCGCTCGCGGTCGAGGCCCGACTGGCTGAGGAACTGGTCGACGGTCGCGTCGGGGAGGTAGCGCGCCATGTCGGTATCGGCCGGGACCACGTGCGCGACCACCAACGGGCGACCGGTGACGTGGGCGAGGCGCTTGGCGAAGCGCGCGGCCGAGCCCGCGGTCTCCTCGAGATCGGTCGCGAGCATGATCGGCCCCTTGCCGATCTGATCGGCCCGCAGATCGGGCGGCACGACGATGGTCGGACACGGCAGGCGACGCACGATGCGGCGCGCGACCCGACCCAGGCGCACGAGGTTGCGCTCGTTGCTCGGCGCCTGGCGACCGATGATGAGCGCGTCGCCGTGCTCGGCGTCGAACTCGCGGACCAGGGCCTCATCGGCGACCACGCCGCGAACGATCCGCGCGGGCCCGGCGACCCCGCCCAGCTGCGCCTTGTCGAGCTGGTCGGTCGCGGCGCGGCGGGCGAGGTCCTCGACGGCGTCGATGTGTTGGTGTCGCAGTACCTGCAGCAGGTACGACTCCTCGAGCACGTGCACCGGCACGAACGACGGCCGCTCCGACTCGATGTGGTTCGCCGCCAGCCAGGTGCCGAAGTTGAGTGCGCCCGCAGCGGTCTCGCGCAGGTCGACGCCGATGATCCACTTCATTGCTGCCCTCGCTCCCGCGGTCGCCCGCGCGTTGCGCCAGCATAGCACCGATGGCGCCCCATCGGCCCTCCCCATCGAGGGCGGCAGGCACTGCGCGGCGGCGGACCGACTTGCCGCAAGCGTCGCGGTCTGCAAGAAAGGGCGCGTGCCGGCCTTCGTGTTCGCGACCTGCCTGCCTCGCTCGGCGACGTGGCTCAAGCGCGAGCTGGCGCGCACGCGACCCGATCTGCGCCCGGCGTACTCGCGGCCCGGCCTGCTCACGTTGCGCACCGACGCCGAGCTCGACGATCCCGAGCCGCGCTCGCCGTTCGTGCGCGCGAGCGGTCGCTCACTCGGTATGGCGGCCGACGTCGACGCGGTGCTGCCGGCGATGGCCTCACTGACCGCGGCGCGCCTGCGGCTGCACGTGTTCGCCCGCGACCCGGTCGATCCGGATCGCACACCCGACGATCCCGACGCGGTCGCGCGTTGGCGGGAGCCGCTGCTGCAGCGCCTCGGCGATCGCGTGCACGAGGATCCGCGCGCCCAGCTCGGTGACGTCGTGCTCGACGTGGTCCTGCCGGCCCCGGGCGCCACCGACCCGGCGCTGGTCGGGTGGCACGTGCACGACGAACGTCGCGGCGATGCCCCCGGCGGGGTGCGTCGCGTGCCGTTGCCCGACGACGTACCGTCGCGTGCCTACGCCAAGATGGAAGAGGCGCTGGCGTGGTCACGGCTGCCGCTGCGCGAGCGCGACGTGGTGGTGGAGATCGGTGCCGCGCCCGGTGGTGCCGCGCTGTCGCTGCTGCGCCGCGGCGCCGACGTGATCGGCATCGATCCCGCCCGCATGGACGAGCGCGTGCTCGCGTACGGGCGCGACGGCCGCTTCCGCCACCTGGGCATCCACGCCGAGCGCGTGCGCACCCGCGATCTGCCGCCCGCGGTCGACTGGCTCGTGCTCGACGCCAACGTCGCGCCCCACCGCGCGATGACGGCGCTCGCCCACCTGCTGGCGCTGCGGCGCGACAGCATCCGCGGGCTGCTGCTCACGCTCAAGCTCAACGACGACGGCGTGGTCGACGATCTGCCGCGGCTGCTCGACAAGGTCGCCGAGCTGGCCGAGCTCCCCGACGCAAGCGCGCTGCGGACCACCCAGCTGCCCAGTGCCCACCGCGAGGTGGTGGTCTGGGCCGACCGACGACGCGCCGGCGCTTGAGCGCGCGATCGCCAACTCGGTTGGCGCCGTCGACAACCGCAAGCGCCCGCCGCCACGCGCCAACCCGGTGCTCTCGCGGCGCGAGCGGATGGACCCGCCACGACGACGCGAGCAGGGCGGCCCACCCGCCTCGAACGCCCGCCTGTGCCGTCGCGCCACCGACGGCACCCTTTCGGCACGCGGCCTGCAGCGCTACCCTCTGCCGCCGACCATGGATGCGAACCTGCTGACCGAACTCGCCGCGCGTCTCTGGCAGCCGTGGGTCGCTGCGTTGCTGCTGCTCGCGGCCGCCGTGCTCACGCTCGCGACCGGCTTCGTGCAGCTACGAGGCCTGCCCGCAGCCGTTCGCCAAGCGCTCGCCGCCCGTCGCGGCGGCGAGGAGGCCCGCTTCGCGATGCTGGCCGTGATCGCGGCCAGCTGTGGCATCGGGGGGCTGGGTGCGGGCGTGCTCGCGGTGCAGTGGGGCGGACGCGGCGCGCTGATGTGGATGTGGATCACGATGGTGCTGGCGATGGCGTTGCGCTTCGCCGACGCGGCGCTGCGCAGGCCCAGCCCCACCGCGGTGACGCCGGCGAGCCCCAAGGCCGGCGGCGGAGCGATGGGCCTCGTGATGCTGCTGGCCGGCCTCGCGGTGGCCGGATCGCTGCAGGGTCAACAGCTCGGCACGATGGTCGAGACGCTCTGGGACGGTGCGCCCCTCACCGGCGCCATCGCCCTCGCGGTGCTCGCGGTGCCGCTGCTGTGGCTCGACGCCGGTCGCCGCGTGCTGCTGCAAGCGGCGCCGTGGGCCCTGCTCGGCTGGCTCGTCATCGCGGGCGTGCTGCTCGCGCGCGACGACCTCATGCTCTCGTTGGCGCTCGGCGACGCGTGGGGCGAGGCGTTCGGTCTGCAGCCGGCCGTGACCGGTGCGCTCACGGGTGGCGCCGCCCATGCCTTCGCCGAGGGCGTGCTCGCGGCGGCGCTCGCCGGCGCGGTCGGGCCCTCCTCCACCAGCCCGCGCGCACGCACGCACGTGGCCCTGCTCGCGCCGCTGGTCGGCATCGGCCTCATCGGCTCGCTCGGCGGACTCGTGGCCGCGACCGCGCCGAGCCGCGACAGCATCGTGCTGCCCGAGCCCACGCCGCTCGAGCGCTACCACTCACGGGGTCTGCGACCGAGCCAGCAGGTCGGACAGACCGTGGTGATGCCGGTCGACTCCCCGCTCGAGGCCGACAAGTTCTACGCGTTCTTGCTGCGCAGCAACCCCCGCGGCATCGCGTTCGCGCAGCTCGACGGCAAGAACAACGCGGTGCTGGTGCCGGGTTGGCAGGTCGCCGACGGCGTCCACGACGTCATCTTCCGCATGCGCGAGAAGGACCCCGCCGCCAAGAACATGAGCTGGGACGTGCGCGTGCCGTGCAACCGCGAAGAGGTCACGACGCGCGACGGCTCGCACCTGGTCAAGCTGACGCCGGTGAACCCCGACCTCGAGCTGCGCAAGCTCATCGCGTACTACGAGCTCAGCGACAAGCCCTACGTGCCGCTCGCCGACGCCCACTTCGTGGGCAAGCTGGGCATCGCACAGAGCCCCGACGAGAACCTCGGGGAGCACCTCGCGATGTTCGAGGCCGAGGGCGCGGATCGGCCCTTCAACCCCAAGCTCCACGAGTTCTTCCGCGGCGGCTACCGCGGGCCGTACGCCGACATCGAGCAGGAGCGACCGCCGATGGGGTGGATCGCAGTCGCCGGTTTCGAGGCCGAGCTCGGCACCAAGGTCGCACTGCGACTGCCGGCGTCGTCGCGCGGCGAGCCGTTCGTGCGGGTCAACCGCGCCGGCGGCATCGAGGCGCCCGCCTGGGACCTGCTGATGCGCGCCGACGAGCTCGTCGTGCGCCACCAGAGCGACCCCACCCAGGACATCGTCATCCCCGTGCGCGCGCGACTCGACGGCTATCGCATCCGCTACGAGACCGACGATCCCGAGTGGCAGGACTTCCGTGCGCTCGCGAGTCGCCAGGGCTTCCTGCCGACCCCGTTCGTGCGCGTGCGCGACGTCGACTTCGACGCCGAGGTCCACGGCGACGCGCGGCTGGCCCCGGAGTTCCGGGGCCACCGCTCGCTGGTGGCCCTGCACGAGCTGGTCGAGCCGCAGGGCCCGTGGGGCGAAGTGCTGCCGTACCACCCGCACCCGATGGAGCTGGTCGGCTCGGGCATGCACGGGCCCGTGCTCGCGCGCGACGGTGCCGCGGTCATCGCCGGCCGGTTGCGCGACGAGTCGGGCGATCAGCCGCGGTGGCTGGGCCACCTCGCGGGGGTGCTGGCGTTCGTGCTCGCGCTCGGTTGTGCGGCCGGCTGGACCCACCTGCTCGCGCCGGGGGTGTCATCGAAGATCACCGTCATCGTGCTGGCCTCGGCGATGGCCGGCGGTGGCGCGATGGCGTGGCCGGTGGCGCAGGCCTTCGCCGCGGTCGCGTTCGCGGTCGTCGTCATCGCGGTCGCGATCGCCGGGCTTCGCGGCCTGG encodes the following:
- a CDS encoding sodium:alanine symporter family protein, producing MDANLLTELAARLWQPWVAALLLLAAAVLTLATGFVQLRGLPAAVRQALAARRGGEEARFAMLAVIAASCGIGGLGAGVLAVQWGGRGALMWMWITMVLAMALRFADAALRRPSPTAVTPASPKAGGGAMGLVMLLAGLAVAGSLQGQQLGTMVETLWDGAPLTGAIALAVLAVPLLWLDAGRRVLLQAAPWALLGWLVIAGVLLARDDLMLSLALGDAWGEAFGLQPAVTGALTGGAAHAFAEGVLAAALAGAVGPSSTSPRARTHVALLAPLVGIGLIGSLGGLVAATAPSRDSIVLPEPTPLERYHSRGLRPSQQVGQTVVMPVDSPLEADKFYAFLLRSNPRGIAFAQLDGKNNAVLVPGWQVADGVHDVIFRMREKDPAAKNMSWDVRVPCNREEVTTRDGSHLVKLTPVNPDLELRKLIAYYELSDKPYVPLADAHFVGKLGIAQSPDENLGEHLAMFEAEGADRPFNPKLHEFFRGGYRGPYADIEQERPPMGWIAVAGFEAELGTKVALRLPASSRGEPFVRVNRAGGIEAPAWDLLMRADELVVRHQSDPTQDIVIPVRARLDGYRIRYETDDPEWQDFRALASRQGFLPTPFVRVRDVDFDAEVHGDARLAPEFRGHRSLVALHELVEPQGPWGEVLPYHPHPMELVGSGMHGPVLARDGAAVIAGRLRDESGDQPRWLGHLAGVLAFVLALGCAAGWTHLLAPGVSSKITVIVLASAMAGGGAMAWPVAQAFAAVAFAVVVIAVAIAGLRGLATVRAAANDPE
- a CDS encoding SDR family NAD(P)-dependent oxidoreductase, which produces MSTSSSLHDRLGRWAVVAGASEGLGAAFAEALARAGFDLVLVARRVDMLEARADELRNRCGVEVRTLALDLAQTDAITRLVAATATLEVGLAIYNAAYAPLGPLLERTTAELDRVVAVNVRGPLQFARAFAAPMSVRRRGGIVLVSSLAGQQGTPRLASYAASKAFSSVLAEGLWAELRGLGVDVLAVCAGAIRTPGYQARAGVREAPGTLDAAAVAAATLRALGRGPRVIPGWLNRIASWILGRMLPRRVAIAIMASSTEGLS
- a CDS encoding universal stress protein, translating into MKWIIGVDLRETAAGALNFGTWLAANHIESERPSFVPVHVLEESYLLQVLRHQHIDAVEDLARRAATDQLDKAQLGGVAGPARIVRGVVADEALVREFDAEHGDALIIGRQAPSNERNLVRLGRVARRIVRRLPCPTIVVPPDLRADQIGKGPIMLATDLEETAGSAARFAKRLAHVTGRPLVVAHVVPADTDMARYLPDATVDQFLSQSGLDRERDLKGWMANHGLESAAAVVSHGDVIARLSSIAEVEGAPIIVCGSRGMGTIERMFITSVGTDLSCWARAAVAMVPPTWGA